In Saccharothrix syringae, the following are encoded in one genomic region:
- a CDS encoding type I polyketide synthase: protein MNGDPMSNEAKLRDYLRRVTADLHETSRKLREVQERAAEPIAVVGMGCRYPGGVASPDDLWELLRSGTDAISDMPTDRGWDVDALYHPDPEHPGTTYVRRGGFLHDAPLFDPGFFGISPREAAEMDPQQRVLLETAWEALEHAGIDPQGLKGTQTGVYAGVVYHDYPNSFGAGSLVSGRVAYHLGLEGPALTVDTGCSSSLVAIHLAAQALRSGQVSLALAGGATVISTPATFLEFSRQRALAADGRCKSFAAAADGAGWSEGAGVVVLERLSDALRNGHEVLAVVRGSAVNQDGASNGITAPNGPSQRRVIRAALTDAGLRPADVDAVEAHGTGTRLGDPIEAQAVLATYGQDREQPLWLGSLKSNIGHSQAAAGVAGVIKMVLALRHGVLPRTLHVDAPTPEVDWARGEVALLTDEVPWPESDRPRRAGVSSFGISGTNAHVVLEQAPAAEPVERVPEPAGVVPWVLSGRTADALRAQAARLVDHLAANPGYSARDLGWSLATTRAGFEHRAVALGADRDALAAGVAALAAGDPSGALVTGVADVAGKTVFVYPGQGAQWVGMAAELLDTSPVFAARMAECAEALSAFVDWDLVEVARGAGGAPSLDRVDVVQPVLWAVMVSLTELWRHHGVVPDAVVGHSQGEIAAAVVGGHLSLLDGARVVALRSRAIREHLAGHGGMVSVGLSADAVRPHLEPWGERISVAAVNGAASVVVSGEPGALDGLVADLVARGVRAKRVNVDYASHSAQVGAIEQRLLDDLAPVGPRAGAVPMLSTVTGEWVADAALDARYWYTNLRTTVAFDPAIRTLAERGHAAFVEVSPHPVLTMSVQETLDDREQPTAVVGTLRRDEGGLARFTRSLAELHVRGGAADLTALLPGGAVVPLPTYAFRHQHFWLVEQPPAAAADPADAAFWAAVENGGLESLAGDLAVDEQALRQVLPALTTWRARLREESVVDSWRYRVEWRPVEPDVPVLFAGSWLLVVPESMRDDKRVTAVADGFAARGADVLRVEVEEPDRAAIAERVRATLGDTAPDGVLSLVGLDARPHPLFPSLSRGVAASVVLVQGLADAGVTAPLWFGTSAGVAVDDFEEVADPYQGALWGIGTVLGLDRPNTWGGLVDLPVDVDDLVVERLVGVLDAGEEDQVALRPAGVLARRLVRAPAGVAEGRWQPRGTVLVTGGTGGVGAHLARWLVAGGADRVVLTSRRGADAPGAAELVAELGGRAEVVACDVTDREALRDLLATLPDLTSVFHAAGTMHRESGLDGVSVADFAEVGHAKVAGALNLDELLGARELDAFVVFSSGAAVWGSGGQTGYAAANAAVDGVVRTRRARGLAGTSVAWGSWGGGGMASGEAGEHLARLGVGVMEPRLAVSALQGVLDRGEAHVVVADLDWARFAPTYALSRRRPLIDAIPEARAALEPAAAEDDGAGQDELAAKLAGLPDGERRALLLDIVRTHVASVLGYADATAVEPGRAFKDLGFDSVTAVELRNALAGATGARLPATLVFDHPTPAALVDLLHGELVGDGGAPAGGGSLLAELDRLEVAAANLGAAEIEASHITTRLQNLLSRLNQTVTGDAPVAVAEKLESASADDVFDFIDRELGMA, encoded by the coding sequence GTGAACGGGGATCCGATGTCCAACGAAGCCAAGCTCCGCGACTACCTGCGCCGGGTGACCGCCGACCTGCACGAGACCAGCCGGAAGCTGCGCGAGGTGCAGGAGCGGGCGGCCGAGCCCATCGCCGTGGTCGGCATGGGCTGCCGCTACCCCGGCGGGGTCGCCTCGCCGGACGACCTGTGGGAGCTGCTGCGCTCCGGCACCGACGCGATCTCGGACATGCCGACCGACCGCGGCTGGGACGTGGACGCGCTCTACCACCCCGACCCGGAGCACCCCGGCACCACCTACGTGCGGCGCGGCGGCTTCCTGCACGACGCGCCGCTGTTCGACCCCGGGTTCTTCGGCATCAGCCCGCGCGAGGCGGCCGAGATGGACCCGCAGCAGCGGGTGCTGCTGGAGACCGCGTGGGAGGCGCTGGAGCACGCCGGCATCGACCCGCAGGGCCTCAAGGGCACCCAGACCGGCGTGTACGCGGGCGTGGTCTACCACGACTACCCCAACAGCTTCGGCGCCGGCAGCCTGGTGTCCGGCCGGGTGGCCTACCACCTGGGCCTGGAGGGCCCCGCGCTGACCGTCGACACCGGCTGCTCGTCGTCGCTGGTGGCGATCCACCTGGCCGCGCAGGCGCTGCGCTCGGGCCAGGTGTCGCTGGCCCTGGCGGGCGGCGCCACGGTGATCTCCACGCCGGCCACGTTCCTGGAGTTCTCCCGGCAGCGGGCGCTGGCCGCCGACGGCCGGTGCAAGTCCTTCGCCGCCGCCGCAGACGGCGCGGGCTGGTCCGAGGGCGCCGGCGTGGTGGTGCTGGAGCGGCTGTCCGACGCGCTGCGCAACGGCCACGAGGTGCTGGCCGTGGTGCGCGGCTCGGCGGTCAACCAGGACGGCGCGTCCAACGGCATCACCGCGCCCAACGGGCCGTCGCAGCGCCGGGTCATCCGCGCCGCGCTGACCGACGCCGGCCTGCGGCCCGCCGACGTGGACGCGGTCGAGGCGCACGGCACCGGCACCCGGCTGGGCGACCCGATCGAGGCGCAGGCCGTGCTGGCCACCTACGGGCAGGACCGCGAGCAGCCGCTGTGGCTGGGCTCGCTCAAGTCCAACATCGGCCACTCGCAGGCCGCCGCCGGCGTCGCGGGCGTGATCAAGATGGTGCTGGCGCTGCGCCACGGCGTGCTGCCGCGCACCCTGCACGTGGACGCGCCGACCCCCGAGGTCGACTGGGCCCGCGGCGAGGTGGCGCTGCTGACCGACGAGGTGCCCTGGCCCGAGTCCGACCGGCCGCGGCGCGCGGGCGTGTCGTCGTTCGGCATCAGCGGCACCAACGCGCACGTGGTGCTGGAGCAGGCACCGGCCGCGGAACCCGTGGAGCGGGTGCCCGAGCCCGCCGGCGTGGTGCCGTGGGTGCTGTCCGGCCGCACCGCCGACGCGCTGCGGGCGCAGGCCGCGCGGCTGGTCGACCACCTCGCCGCCAACCCCGGGTACTCCGCGCGCGACCTGGGCTGGTCGCTGGCCACCACCCGGGCGGGCTTCGAGCACCGGGCCGTGGCGCTGGGCGCCGACCGCGACGCGCTGGCCGCCGGGGTGGCCGCGCTGGCCGCCGGCGACCCGTCGGGCGCGCTGGTCACCGGCGTGGCCGACGTGGCGGGCAAGACCGTGTTCGTCTACCCCGGCCAGGGCGCGCAGTGGGTGGGCATGGCCGCCGAGCTGCTGGACACCTCGCCGGTGTTCGCCGCGCGCATGGCCGAGTGCGCCGAGGCGCTGTCCGCGTTCGTGGACTGGGACCTGGTCGAGGTGGCGCGGGGCGCCGGGGGCGCGCCGTCGCTGGACCGGGTCGACGTGGTGCAGCCGGTGCTGTGGGCGGTCATGGTGTCGCTGACCGAGCTGTGGCGCCACCACGGCGTGGTGCCGGACGCGGTCGTGGGCCACTCGCAGGGCGAGATCGCCGCGGCCGTGGTGGGCGGCCACCTGTCGCTGCTCGACGGCGCCCGGGTGGTGGCGCTGCGCAGCCGCGCCATCCGCGAGCACCTGGCCGGGCACGGCGGCATGGTGTCGGTCGGCCTGTCCGCCGACGCGGTGCGGCCGCACCTGGAGCCGTGGGGCGAGCGCATCTCGGTCGCCGCGGTCAACGGCGCCGCCTCCGTCGTGGTCTCCGGCGAGCCGGGGGCGCTGGACGGGCTGGTGGCGGACCTGGTCGCGCGCGGCGTGCGCGCCAAGCGGGTGAACGTGGACTACGCCTCGCACTCCGCGCAGGTCGGCGCGATCGAGCAGCGGCTGCTCGACGACCTCGCGCCGGTCGGGCCGCGCGCGGGCGCGGTGCCGATGCTGTCGACGGTGACCGGCGAGTGGGTCGCCGACGCCGCGCTGGACGCCCGCTACTGGTACACCAACCTGCGCACCACGGTGGCGTTCGACCCGGCGATCCGCACCCTGGCCGAGCGCGGGCACGCGGCGTTCGTCGAGGTCAGCCCGCACCCGGTGCTGACCATGAGCGTGCAGGAGACGCTGGACGACCGCGAGCAGCCCACGGCCGTGGTCGGCACGCTGCGCCGCGACGAGGGCGGCCTGGCCCGCTTCACCCGCTCGCTGGCCGAGCTGCACGTGCGCGGCGGTGCCGCCGACCTCACCGCGCTGCTGCCCGGCGGCGCGGTGGTGCCGCTGCCCACCTACGCGTTCCGCCACCAGCACTTCTGGCTGGTCGAGCAGCCGCCCGCGGCGGCCGCCGACCCGGCCGACGCGGCGTTCTGGGCCGCGGTGGAGAACGGCGGCCTGGAGTCGCTGGCCGGCGACCTGGCAGTGGACGAGCAGGCGTTGCGGCAGGTGCTGCCCGCGCTGACCACGTGGCGGGCGCGGCTGCGCGAGGAGTCCGTCGTGGACTCGTGGCGCTACCGGGTCGAGTGGCGGCCGGTCGAGCCGGACGTGCCGGTGCTGTTCGCCGGTTCCTGGCTGCTGGTGGTGCCCGAGTCGATGCGCGACGACAAGCGGGTGACCGCCGTCGCCGACGGCTTCGCCGCGCGCGGCGCGGACGTGCTGCGGGTCGAGGTGGAGGAGCCGGACCGCGCGGCGATCGCGGAGCGGGTGCGCGCCACCCTGGGCGACACCGCTCCGGACGGCGTGCTGTCCCTGGTGGGCCTGGACGCCCGGCCGCACCCGCTGTTCCCGTCGCTGTCGCGCGGCGTCGCGGCCTCGGTGGTGCTGGTGCAGGGCCTGGCCGACGCGGGCGTGACCGCGCCGCTGTGGTTCGGCACCTCGGCGGGCGTGGCGGTGGACGACTTCGAGGAGGTCGCGGACCCGTACCAGGGCGCGCTGTGGGGCATCGGCACGGTGCTGGGCCTGGACCGGCCGAACACCTGGGGCGGCCTGGTCGACCTGCCGGTCGACGTGGACGACCTGGTGGTGGAGCGCCTGGTCGGCGTGCTGGACGCGGGGGAGGAGGACCAGGTCGCGCTGCGGCCCGCCGGGGTGCTGGCGCGGCGCCTGGTCCGCGCGCCCGCCGGCGTGGCCGAGGGCCGCTGGCAGCCGCGCGGCACCGTGCTGGTGACCGGCGGTACCGGTGGCGTGGGCGCGCACCTGGCCCGCTGGCTGGTGGCCGGTGGCGCCGACCGCGTGGTGCTGACCTCGCGGCGCGGCGCGGACGCGCCGGGCGCGGCGGAGCTGGTGGCCGAGCTGGGCGGCCGGGCCGAGGTCGTCGCGTGCGACGTGACCGACCGCGAGGCCCTGCGCGACCTGCTGGCAACCCTGCCGGACCTCACCTCGGTGTTCCACGCGGCGGGCACCATGCACCGCGAGTCCGGTTTGGACGGCGTGTCCGTCGCGGACTTCGCCGAGGTCGGGCACGCCAAGGTCGCCGGCGCGCTGAACCTGGACGAGCTGCTGGGCGCCCGCGAGCTGGACGCGTTCGTGGTGTTCTCCTCCGGCGCGGCCGTGTGGGGCTCGGGCGGGCAGACCGGCTACGCGGCGGCCAACGCCGCGGTCGACGGCGTGGTGCGGACCCGCCGGGCCCGCGGCCTGGCCGGCACCTCGGTGGCCTGGGGCTCCTGGGGTGGCGGCGGCATGGCCTCCGGCGAGGCGGGCGAGCACCTGGCCCGGCTCGGCGTGGGCGTGATGGAGCCGCGGCTGGCCGTGTCGGCGCTCCAGGGCGTGCTGGACCGCGGCGAGGCCCACGTGGTCGTCGCGGACCTGGACTGGGCGCGGTTCGCGCCCACCTACGCGCTGTCGCGCCGCCGCCCGCTGATCGACGCCATCCCCGAGGCGCGGGCCGCGCTGGAGCCCGCCGCCGCCGAGGACGACGGGGCCGGGCAGGACGAGCTGGCCGCGAAGCTGGCGGGCCTGCCCGACGGCGAGCGCCGCGCGCTGCTGCTCGACATCGTGCGCACGCACGTGGCCTCCGTGCTGGGCTACGCCGACGCGACCGCGGTCGAGCCGGGGCGGGCGTTCAAGGACCTGGGCTTCGACTCGGTGACCGCGGTGGAGCTGCGCAACGCGCTGGCCGGCGCGACCGGCGCGCGGCTGCCCGCGACCCTGGTCTTCGACCACCCGACGCCGGCCGCCCTGGTCGACCTGCTGCACGGCGAGCTGGTCGGGGACGGCGGCGCGCCCGCGGGCGGCGGTTCCCTGCTGGCCGAGCTGGACCGGCTGGAGGTCGCCGCGGCGAACCTGGGTGCCGCGGAGATCGAGGCGAGCCACATCACCACCCGGCTGCAGAACCTGCTGAGCCGGCTCAACCAGACCGTGACGGGTGACGCGCCCGTCGCCGTGGCCGAGAAGCTGGAGAGCGCGTCGGCCGACGACGTCTTCGACTTCATCGACCGCGAACTGGGCATGGCCTGA